One stretch of Danio rerio strain Tuebingen ecotype United States chromosome 6, GRCz12tu, whole genome shotgun sequence DNA includes these proteins:
- the tmprss6 gene encoding transmembrane protease serine 6 isoform X1, protein MMELGNGFTADPNRGRGGRTKSGADPNPVHKRRSFRKCLISIIIIILIIFILAGSACLIWYFLEYRVWVLEPRVLQQYTCSVSILNKNFSSSLWNHESAEFRREASIVENMFEKLLRNSDLSRFFNSSAVFAFSEGSVVAHLWLRLSVPVSLHAVDLQRINSSVFRELQRCSADQHTSTYEGLDLLLSSFSITETDSKVLDLFQATFDCYRYTSVVSVDVVLLEGPNQQHSSCLWHLRAPSGRRLELQVQWLRSECRDRLIIYDSITPTDTHLITSLYGCSRYEQSVQLLSSADWMTVVWKQGLYSYKDPFALSARAWPDPVCSLSVVLEQTLDVQGVLRTPFYPSYYPPDTNCSWTFTVPSVDYGLTLAFEGYELNRASYSQTCTQGSWSIQSRRMCGVRGLQPYAERIFLLSSSITVSLSSEVSLTGPGIQIHYSIFNQSEPCPGQALCILNGLCVPACDGITDCPNGSDERNCVCIAQFQCTEDSQCVDYYKVCDQHPDCIEGSDEDNCTHGVPCSDMTYVCGDGTCLKKPNPECDFITDCPDESDEKHCDCGLRPFSSRIVGGADAVEGEWPWQASLQIRGRHICGGALVSAQWVVSAAHCFHDDRYSPSVWTVYLGKLRLSSSGQSEEAVGVSLIHLHHYYDDETHDYDVALLRLARPVWAGTLAQPVCVPPVTHQLEPELLCWVTGWGALREGGAVSDVLQKVDVRLVSEDACVRSYGYLISPRMICAGYRSGGKDACQGDSGGPLVCQEPSGRWFLAGVVSWGRGCGRADYYGVYTRITKLSVWIKRMISS, encoded by the exons ATGATGGAGCTCGGAAACGGGTTCACAGCGGATCCGAATCGAGGCCGCGGCGGCAGAACA AAATCTGGCGCCGATCCGAATCCGGTCCATAAAAGGAGAAGCTTCCGGAAATGTCTgatctccatcatcatcatcatcctcatcatatTCATCCTGGCAGGATCTGCATGTCTCATTTGGTACTTTCTCG agtaCCGGGTGTGGGTTCTAGAGCCGCGGGTCCTCCAGCAGTACACCTGCAGTGTCTCCATCCTCAACAAGAACTTCAGCTCCAGTCTGTGGAACCACGAGAGCGCAGAGTTCAGGAGAGAAGCCTCCATTGTGGAGAAcatg TTTGAGAAGCTGCTGAGAAACTCTGACCTGTCCAGATTCTTCAACTCCAGCGCCGTCTTcgccttcag TGAGGGCAGTGTTGTGGCTCATCTGTGGTTGCGTCTGTCGGTCCCTGTGAGTCTGCATGCGGTGGATCTGCAGCGCATCAACAGCAGTGTGTTCAGAGAGCTGCAGCGCTGCAGTGCAGACCAGCACACCAGCACATATGAGGGACTGGACCTGCTGCTGTCGTCATTCAGCATCaccg AAACCGACAGCAAAGTTCTAGATCTGTTTCAGGCCACGTTTG actgcTACCGCTACACATCAGTGGTGTCGGTGGATGTGGTTCTGCTGGAGGGCCCGAACCAGCAGCACTCCTCCTGTCTGTGGCACCTGAGGGCCCCGTCCGGCAGGCGTCTGGAGCTGCAGGTGCAGTGGCTGCGGAGCGAGTGCAGAGACCGGCTGATCATCTACGACTCTATCACACCCACAGACACACACCTCATCACCTC GCTGTACGGCTGCAGTCGGTATGAGCAGTCGGTGCAGCTGCTGTCGTCTGCTGACTGGATGACGGTGGTCTGGAAGCAGGGGCTCTACAGCTACAAGGACCCGTTTGCTCTGAGCGCACGGGCCTGGCCAGACCCgg tgtgttccCTCAGTGTCGTGCTGGAGCAAACTCTCGATGTTCAGGGTGTTTTACGGACCCCATTTTACCCCAGTTATTACCCTCCTGACACCAACTGCAGCTGGACCTTCaca gtgccgTCAGTGGACTATGGTCTGACTCTGGCGTTTGAAGGCTATGAGCTGAACCGGGCCAGCTACAGTCAGACGTGCACACAGGGCAGCTGGAGCATCCAGAGCCGCAG gatgtGTGGTGTGCGCGGGCTGCAGCCGTATGCGGAGCGGATCTTCCTTCTGTCCTCCAGCATCACGGTCTCTCTGAGCTCTGAGGTTTCACTGACCGGACCCGGAATACAGATACACTACAGCATCTTCAACCAGTCTGAgc catgtCCCGGTCAGGCCTTGTGTATCCTCAACGGTCTGTGTGTTCCAGCGTGTGACGGGATCACCGACTGCCCGAACGGCTCTGATGAGAGAAACTGTG tgtgtattgCTCAGTTTCAGTGCACAGAGGACAGTCAGTGTGTCGATTACTATAAAGTGTGTGACCAGCATCCAGACTGCATTGAAGGCAGCGATGAGGACAACTGCACACAtg gtgtaccATGCTCTGACATGAcgtatgtgtgtggtgatggaacgTGTCTGAAGAAGCCGAACCCAGAGTGTGACTTCATCACCGACTGTCCTGATGAATCTGATGAGAAACACTGcg ACTGCGGCCTGAGGCCCTTCAGCAGTCGAATAGTGGGCGGGGCTGATGCAGTGGAGGGGGAGTGGCCATGGCAGGCCAGCCTGCAGATCAGGGGGCGGCACATATGCGGAGGGGCGTTAGTCTCCGCCCAGTGGGTGGTGTCTGCAGCTCACTGTTTCCATGATGACAG gtattCTCCATCAGTGTGGACAGTGTATCTGGGTAAGCTGCGTCTGTCCAGCAGTGGTCAGTCAGAGGAGGCGGTGGGCGTCTCGCTCATTCACCTGCATCACTACTATGATGACGAGACTCATGATTACGACGTGGCGCTGCTGCGGCTGGCGCGGCCGGTGTGGGCGGGTACGCTGGCACAGCCTGTGTGTGTGCCGCCCGTCACGCATCAGCTGGAGCCGGAGCTGCTGTGCTGGGTCACGGGATGGGGAGCGCTCAGAGAGGGAG GGGCAGTGAGTGACGTCCTGCAGAAGGTGGATGTTCGTCTGGTCAGTGAAGACGCCTGCGTTCGCTCTTATGGATACCTGATCTCTCCTCGGATGATCTGCGCTGGATACCGCAGCGGAGGGAAAGATGCCTGTCAG ggtgaCTCTGGCGGGCCGCTGGTGTGTCAGGAGCCGTCTGGCCGCTGGTTTCTGGCCGGTGTGGTCAGCTGGGGTCGTGGCTGTGGACGGGCGGATTATTACGGCGTTTACACCCGGATCACTAAACTCAGCGTGTGGATCAAACGCATGATCTCCTCCTGA
- the tmprss6 gene encoding transmembrane protease serine 6 isoform X2, translating into MMELGNGFTADPNRGRGGRTKSGADPNPVHKRRSFRKCLISIIIIILIIFILAGSACLIWYFLEYRVWVLEPRVLQQYTCSVSILNKNFSSSLWNHESAEFRREASIVENMFEKLLRNSDLSRFFNSSAVFAFSEGSVVAHLWLRLSVPVSLHAVDLQRINSSVFRELQRCSADQHTSTYEGLDLLLSSFSITDCYRYTSVVSVDVVLLEGPNQQHSSCLWHLRAPSGRRLELQVQWLRSECRDRLIIYDSITPTDTHLITSLYGCSRYEQSVQLLSSADWMTVVWKQGLYSYKDPFALSARAWPDPVCSLSVVLEQTLDVQGVLRTPFYPSYYPPDTNCSWTFTVPSVDYGLTLAFEGYELNRASYSQTCTQGSWSIQSRRMCGVRGLQPYAERIFLLSSSITVSLSSEVSLTGPGIQIHYSIFNQSEPCPGQALCILNGLCVPACDGITDCPNGSDERNCVCIAQFQCTEDSQCVDYYKVCDQHPDCIEGSDEDNCTHGVPCSDMTYVCGDGTCLKKPNPECDFITDCPDESDEKHCDCGLRPFSSRIVGGADAVEGEWPWQASLQIRGRHICGGALVSAQWVVSAAHCFHDDRYSPSVWTVYLGKLRLSSSGQSEEAVGVSLIHLHHYYDDETHDYDVALLRLARPVWAGTLAQPVCVPPVTHQLEPELLCWVTGWGALREGGAVSDVLQKVDVRLVSEDACVRSYGYLISPRMICAGYRSGGKDACQGDSGGPLVCQEPSGRWFLAGVVSWGRGCGRADYYGVYTRITKLSVWIKRMISS; encoded by the exons ATGATGGAGCTCGGAAACGGGTTCACAGCGGATCCGAATCGAGGCCGCGGCGGCAGAACA AAATCTGGCGCCGATCCGAATCCGGTCCATAAAAGGAGAAGCTTCCGGAAATGTCTgatctccatcatcatcatcatcctcatcatatTCATCCTGGCAGGATCTGCATGTCTCATTTGGTACTTTCTCG agtaCCGGGTGTGGGTTCTAGAGCCGCGGGTCCTCCAGCAGTACACCTGCAGTGTCTCCATCCTCAACAAGAACTTCAGCTCCAGTCTGTGGAACCACGAGAGCGCAGAGTTCAGGAGAGAAGCCTCCATTGTGGAGAAcatg TTTGAGAAGCTGCTGAGAAACTCTGACCTGTCCAGATTCTTCAACTCCAGCGCCGTCTTcgccttcag TGAGGGCAGTGTTGTGGCTCATCTGTGGTTGCGTCTGTCGGTCCCTGTGAGTCTGCATGCGGTGGATCTGCAGCGCATCAACAGCAGTGTGTTCAGAGAGCTGCAGCGCTGCAGTGCAGACCAGCACACCAGCACATATGAGGGACTGGACCTGCTGCTGTCGTCATTCAGCATCaccg actgcTACCGCTACACATCAGTGGTGTCGGTGGATGTGGTTCTGCTGGAGGGCCCGAACCAGCAGCACTCCTCCTGTCTGTGGCACCTGAGGGCCCCGTCCGGCAGGCGTCTGGAGCTGCAGGTGCAGTGGCTGCGGAGCGAGTGCAGAGACCGGCTGATCATCTACGACTCTATCACACCCACAGACACACACCTCATCACCTC GCTGTACGGCTGCAGTCGGTATGAGCAGTCGGTGCAGCTGCTGTCGTCTGCTGACTGGATGACGGTGGTCTGGAAGCAGGGGCTCTACAGCTACAAGGACCCGTTTGCTCTGAGCGCACGGGCCTGGCCAGACCCgg tgtgttccCTCAGTGTCGTGCTGGAGCAAACTCTCGATGTTCAGGGTGTTTTACGGACCCCATTTTACCCCAGTTATTACCCTCCTGACACCAACTGCAGCTGGACCTTCaca gtgccgTCAGTGGACTATGGTCTGACTCTGGCGTTTGAAGGCTATGAGCTGAACCGGGCCAGCTACAGTCAGACGTGCACACAGGGCAGCTGGAGCATCCAGAGCCGCAG gatgtGTGGTGTGCGCGGGCTGCAGCCGTATGCGGAGCGGATCTTCCTTCTGTCCTCCAGCATCACGGTCTCTCTGAGCTCTGAGGTTTCACTGACCGGACCCGGAATACAGATACACTACAGCATCTTCAACCAGTCTGAgc catgtCCCGGTCAGGCCTTGTGTATCCTCAACGGTCTGTGTGTTCCAGCGTGTGACGGGATCACCGACTGCCCGAACGGCTCTGATGAGAGAAACTGTG tgtgtattgCTCAGTTTCAGTGCACAGAGGACAGTCAGTGTGTCGATTACTATAAAGTGTGTGACCAGCATCCAGACTGCATTGAAGGCAGCGATGAGGACAACTGCACACAtg gtgtaccATGCTCTGACATGAcgtatgtgtgtggtgatggaacgTGTCTGAAGAAGCCGAACCCAGAGTGTGACTTCATCACCGACTGTCCTGATGAATCTGATGAGAAACACTGcg ACTGCGGCCTGAGGCCCTTCAGCAGTCGAATAGTGGGCGGGGCTGATGCAGTGGAGGGGGAGTGGCCATGGCAGGCCAGCCTGCAGATCAGGGGGCGGCACATATGCGGAGGGGCGTTAGTCTCCGCCCAGTGGGTGGTGTCTGCAGCTCACTGTTTCCATGATGACAG gtattCTCCATCAGTGTGGACAGTGTATCTGGGTAAGCTGCGTCTGTCCAGCAGTGGTCAGTCAGAGGAGGCGGTGGGCGTCTCGCTCATTCACCTGCATCACTACTATGATGACGAGACTCATGATTACGACGTGGCGCTGCTGCGGCTGGCGCGGCCGGTGTGGGCGGGTACGCTGGCACAGCCTGTGTGTGTGCCGCCCGTCACGCATCAGCTGGAGCCGGAGCTGCTGTGCTGGGTCACGGGATGGGGAGCGCTCAGAGAGGGAG GGGCAGTGAGTGACGTCCTGCAGAAGGTGGATGTTCGTCTGGTCAGTGAAGACGCCTGCGTTCGCTCTTATGGATACCTGATCTCTCCTCGGATGATCTGCGCTGGATACCGCAGCGGAGGGAAAGATGCCTGTCAG ggtgaCTCTGGCGGGCCGCTGGTGTGTCAGGAGCCGTCTGGCCGCTGGTTTCTGGCCGGTGTGGTCAGCTGGGGTCGTGGCTGTGGACGGGCGGATTATTACGGCGTTTACACCCGGATCACTAAACTCAGCGTGTGGATCAAACGCATGATCTCCTCCTGA
- the c1qtnf6b gene encoding complement C1q tumor necrosis factor-related protein 6: MSVFPEETPPNVRHTHTHTHREKVAEGARGRSGVVMWAVLLLLLLPPEGSGSSPSRPTPKYCRRCCDHLDPPLSPASSHSAANQMPEIRTIINMTILKGDKGDRGDRGTPGKSGQDGSPGFRGVTGPKGSKGGPGAPGDPCKVQQSSFSVGRRKALHSADYYQTLIFDTVFVNLGEHFNMFKGKFYCVVPGVYFFNLNIHTWNLKETYLHVMQNERPQVILYAQPSERSIMQSQSIMLPLETHDTVWVRLYKRQRDNAIYSDHSDVYVTFNGHLVAPKG, from the exons ATGAGTGTGTTTCCTGAAGAAACTCCTCCTaatgtcagacacacacacacacacacacacagagagaaagtcGCTGAAGGTGCTCGAGGACGCAGCG GTGTTGTGATGTGGGCTGTGCTTCTGCTGTTGCTCCTCCCCCCTGAGGGGTCTGGCTCCTCCCCCTCCAGGCCTACGCCCAAATACTGCCGCAGGTGCTGCGATCACCTAGACCCGCCCTTAAGCCCTGCCTCCTCCCACTCTGCAGCCAATCAGATGCCAGAGATCCGGACAATCATTAACATGACCATACTTAAAG GTGATAAAGGAGATCGTGGTGACCGAGGGACCCCTGGTAAATCCGGACAGGACGGATCCCCGGGATTCAGAGGTGTTACAGGGCCCAAAGGCAGTAAAGGAGGCCCCGGAGCCCCTGGAGACCCCTGCAAAGTCCAGCAGTCGTCCTTCTCGGTGGGCCGCCGCAAAGCTCTGCACAGCGCAGATTACTACCAGACGCTGATCTTCGACACGGTGTTCGTCAATCTAGGGGAACACTTCAACATGTTCAAAG GCAAGTTCTACTGCGTGGTTCCCGGCGTCTACTTTTTCAACCTGAACATCCACACCTGGAACCTGAAGGAGACGTACCTGCACGTGATGCAGAACGAGCGGCCGCAGGTGATCCTGTACGCGCAGCCCAGCGAGCGCTCCATCATGCAGAGCCAGAGCATCATGCTGCCGCTGGAGACCCACGACACCGTCTGGGTGCGGCTCTACAAACGACAGCGCGACAACGCCATCTATAGCGACCACAGCGATGTCTACGTCACATTCAACGGACACCTGGTGGCTCCCAAAGGCTGA